In Pelagicoccus sp. SDUM812003, the genomic stretch CAGGGCGGTCTTGACCAGAGCGCTCTGATCGCGGCCGAGGTGGTGGGCGACGTCTGTATCGAGATTTTCGCGACCAGCGAGGGCGATCTTCACCACCGGCTCGCTGTCTTCGGCCAGAATGAACTGCAGGTAGGTAGGCAAGCCCGGGTTTTCCGCGATAGCGGCTCGCACGAAGGCGGATTGATCTTGGGCCAGCAGTTGGCACTCCTTGGGGCTGGCGTTGGGATTTTGGGCGACGGCGAGGCGAACGCTCGAGTCGTCGCGCTTAGCCAGTTTATGGAGAGATTGCTGGGGCGTGCGAGGATTGGCAGCGAGGTGGCGGGCGATCTCGGACTGGTTTTTCTTTAGATCGTCCACCATGGACTGCGCGAGCTCTGACGGGATCAGCGGGTAGCGGGAGAGAAAAAGAAGATACGCTGGTTTGTCCGCGTAGTTTGAATACAGGTCCCGAAGCGCGAAGCTGGAGATGGGCCGCTTGCGGGTGCCCTTGATGACGGCGTCGGCTCCATGCTCTTCCAGAGCGTCGAGCAAGTCGTTGATGGAAAGGATGTCCATTATCTAAACGAAAAAGGAAGAAGGAAGAACGAAGAGCGCGCTAGGCGAAGCGCCGCTGGGCTGGATTGGGCTAGCGTAGGCTTGATGGCTAGCGTTTTGGACGGGTTCGGAGCCCCCGTCCCACCTTTTAAGTAGCTGATCATTGAGCGAGCTCCTCCGGGGTGATGAAGACTTCACGCGGGGTGGAGCCGTTTTGCGGGCCGATGTAGAAGCGGTCTTCCATTTCCTCGATGAGGGTGGCGGCACGGTTATAGCCGATGCGCAGACGGCGCTGCAGGTAGCTGGTGCTGGCCTTTTGCGACTCGGCCACGATGGCGAGGGCTTCTTTGAACAGATCGTCCAAGCCCTCCTGGTCGGGGTCGCGCTCGCCGTCGCCAGGGCCGGCGACGCTTGAAAGATCGACGCGGTGGCGTTCGGCTTGGTTTTGCGAGACGTGGGTGACCACGCGGGTCAGTTCCTCGTCCTGCACCATAGGACTTTGGATACGCAGCAAGCGCGAGAAGCCCGGCGGGTTGAAAAGCATGTCGCCTTGGCCCAGCAGAGACTCGGCGCCTTTGCAATCGAGGATGGTGCGGGAGTCGACCAGCGAGGAAACTTGGAAGGCGATGCGAGTCGGGTAGTTTGCCTTTATGACGCCAGTGATGACGTTGACCGACGGCCGCTGGGTGGCGATGATGGTGTGGATGCCCACGGCTCGCGAAAGCTGGGCGATGCGAGCGAGGGAGGCTTCGGCTTCGCCCTTGGAAGTCATCATAAGGTCCGCCAGCTCGTCGATGATCACCACCATGAAAGGCATCTTTTCGAAGCCTTGGGCTTCGGCCTTGGCGTTGTAGCCGGCGATGTTGCGGACCTGTTTTTCCGCCAGGATCTCGTAGCGGGTTTCCATCTCCTGTACGACCCACTTGAGAACTTGCACGGCGGTTTTGGCTTCGCCCACTACGGAGTGGATGAGGTGAGGCACCTCGCGGAAGAGACCGAACTCGACGCGCTTCGGGTCGATGAGCACCAGCTCCAGCTCCTCGGGGCTGAACTTGTAGAGCAGGCTGAGGATGAGGTTGCTCATGCAGACCGACTTGCCGCTGCCCGTGGCGCCTGCGATCATGAGGTGCGGGGCTTTGGCGAGGTCCGCCACCACGATCTTGCCCTGAATGTCCATGCCGATGGCCAGCGGGATGGTTTCCTTGCCTTGGCGCCAGGCTTTGGACTCGAAGACGCTGCGCAGGCGGATGGGCAGGGTGTTTCCGTTGCCCACCTCGATGCCTACGAAGGGCTCGCCCGGTATGGGGGCTTGGATGCGCACGTTAGTTTGGGCGAGGGCGAGGGAAATGTTTTTTTGCAGGGCGGCGATTTTCTCCACCCGTACGCCGATGCCCGGGCGGACGCGAAACTGGGTGACTCGCGGGCCGACCACCGCGTCGTAGACCAGGGCGTCCACCGCGAAATTGTCGAGAGCGCCTTGCAGGGCGCGTTCCTGCTGTTCGAGAGAGTCGGGGGAGACGAGGGCCGATTCGTCGAGCTCCGAGGCGTCGAGAAGGTCGACGGTCGGCGTGGCGTAGGGTTGGGGGGCGATGGAAGAGGTTGTTTCCGAGGCGCTTGCGGTGGCTGTCGGCTCGGAAACGGGAGTATCCTCTTCGGATTCCGCTTCGTGAGCTTGCTCGAAATCCGAGGGCGTTTTGCCGGCGAGCTGGTCGCGGGCGCTCTGCAGCATTTGGGCGAAGCGGGTTCCGCGCTCCTTTGCCAGGTCGGCGAAGTAGGCCTGACGCTCCTCGCGGTCTTTCAGGATGCGTTCGAGCTCCTGGCGCCATTGCGCGATCTGGCGTGATTCCGCTTGCAGGGTGGCGGCTTCCATTTCGGCGATGCGCACG encodes the following:
- a CDS encoding DNA translocase FtsK, translating into MPRPSSLHAKSILRVKDGVRRFLENMAGEGISEEEEMENEETTGKTAASSQTQDTENLPEDLVRIAEMEAATLQAESRQIAQWRQELERILKDREERQAYFADLAKERGTRFAQMLQSARDQLAGKTPSDFEQAHEAESEEDTPVSEPTATASASETTSSIAPQPYATPTVDLLDASELDESALVSPDSLEQQERALQGALDNFAVDALVYDAVVGPRVTQFRVRPGIGVRVEKIAALQKNISLALAQTNVRIQAPIPGEPFVGIEVGNGNTLPIRLRSVFESKAWRQGKETIPLAIGMDIQGKIVVADLAKAPHLMIAGATGSGKSVCMSNLILSLLYKFSPEELELVLIDPKRVEFGLFREVPHLIHSVVGEAKTAVQVLKWVVQEMETRYEILAEKQVRNIAGYNAKAEAQGFEKMPFMVVIIDELADLMMTSKGEAEASLARIAQLSRAVGIHTIIATQRPSVNVITGVIKANYPTRIAFQVSSLVDSRTILDCKGAESLLGQGDMLFNPPGFSRLLRIQSPMVQDEELTRVVTHVSQNQAERHRVDLSSVAGPGDGERDPDQEGLDDLFKEALAIVAESQKASTSYLQRRLRIGYNRAATLIEEMEDRFYIGPQNGSTPREVFITPEELAQ